In Sulfuricurvum sp., the sequence TTGGTTTGGTCGGCGATATCGCCGATAACGGAGAGAATGTGTTTGACCTGAGACGCTTCGGTATTGAGATTGTTGAGTTTTTCGGCAAGTTCCGCTTCGAGCTGGGTACTGTGCGAAATCGTTTCGAGCAGAGTAGATAATTCCTGACGTCCGTTGTGCAGTTGCGCTAAAGCACTGCTCATCGTATCCAGAGTTATGGATAAACTTTCTACTCCATTATTGGCGATTAGTTCAATGGAATGGGCTTGTTCGGATGTTTTGTTCGTAATTGTGTTGCTTTGATGTGCACGATCTTTCACCTCTTTATTGATGGAATCAAGTGTATGTGCGGCAGAGAGGTTGGATGTCGCGATCGTTTTAGATTGGGATATCGCCTGCTCCATTTCGGAAACAAAACGATTGAGACTGCTCATCATGATACCGGTTTCATCCCGGGTGAAACCTTGGAACGATTTGGTGAGATTAAACAGGTCTGTTTTGAGATTATCGGTGAGACTTTTGACAGGGCGGGTTACCTGAGCGATTAAGAGAGTCATATTTAGGGCAGAAATGATGATACCGATGAAGGCAACCACGATGTTTTTAGTCAAAAGGGTTGAAAGATCGAGATGCGGTACCGCATACAGCAAAATGGTATTGAGCAGCACCAATAAAACGATATTTCCGATGATCGTGGTAAAAATGGCGAGAACCATTTTCCTGCCGAATGATATGAAGGGGTGACGTTCGCTTAGCGGGACATTCGTTGTCCATTCTTCAAGTCGGATAACAAATAAAATAAATATAGGAATAATAAAGAGCAACAGCAGCGGTAATACCGCAAATTCAGCCAAACCGAACCGTTCTATCGTGATAAACGATTTTCCTGAGAGTACGACGGCAGGGCCTAAAAGCGTGTAAAGCATCTCGCCGATTAAAAACCAATACGGCAACCGCGCGATGATAGCAGCCGCTTCTTCATGATTCGATGACGATCTCATCAAAGTTTCGAGTTTGTCCAGAGTGCGGTTAAATCCGAAAATCATGATAGAGGTAGCGATGAGCATATAAAGGGTCATAGGAATTGAGACCAGCGTAGAGATTAATTCTTCCAATGTGAAAAGGTATGAAAAGAAGAGGAGGAAAACCCACACGATTGGGGGAATCATCATTCCGGCAAAAACCAGCCACATCAATGTTTTGCGTGGATTCATTAAAAACTCCGCTATGCAATATATAAATGATAACCTATATTAGGCTAAAAGTTTCCTTTTTCGACGAAATTCAGGTATGATTCGGGTTCAAAAATTTTAAATAGAAAGT encodes:
- a CDS encoding methyl-accepting chemotaxis protein; the protein is MNPRKTLMWLVFAGMMIPPIVWVFLLFFSYLFTLEELISTLVSIPMTLYMLIATSIMIFGFNRTLDKLETLMRSSSNHEEAAAIIARLPYWFLIGEMLYTLLGPAVVLSGKSFITIERFGLAEFAVLPLLLLFIIPIFILFVIRLEEWTTNVPLSERHPFISFGRKMVLAIFTTIIGNIVLLVLLNTILLYAVPHLDLSTLLTKNIVVAFIGIIISALNMTLLIAQVTRPVKSLTDNLKTDLFNLTKSFQGFTRDETGIMMSSLNRFVSEMEQAISQSKTIATSNLSAAHTLDSINKEVKDRAHQSNTITNKTSEQAHSIELIANNGVESLSITLDTMSSALAQLHNGRQELSTLLETISHSTQLEAELAEKLNNLNTEASQVKHILSVIGDIADQTNLLALNAAIEAARAGEHGRGFAVVADEVRKLAEKTQHSLIEINATINIIVQSISDATDQMHQNTDALHNVSTISERVDRNINETVQAMEQTNTLTTQSVSNSQTIARHIEDMLSQINTLGSITSANDISMQELSGIVQTIAASADALNTQLGQFKTR